A genome region from Vibrio nitrifigilis includes the following:
- the queF gene encoding NADPH-dependent 7-cyano-7-deazaguanine reductase QueF (Catalyzes the NADPH-dependent reduction of 7-cyano-7-deazaguanine (preQ0) to 7-aminomethyl-7-deazaguanine (preQ1) in queuosine biosynthesis) — translation MSKYSDAKELAGLTLGKKTAYATQYDVTLLQPVPRSLNRDDLHLGEALPFQGCDIWTLYELSWLNQRGLPQVALGHVAIPATSANLIESKSFKLYLNSFNQTRFADWNEVQTTLINDLSACAGENVTVEIMPVEHFTAQPIATMRGDCIDEQDIEINDYQFDTSLLEGATLAGDSVTETLHSHLLKSNCLITSQPDWGSVEIEYTGKQIDREALLRYIVSFREHNEFHEQCVERIFTDIMRFCQPSKLTVYARYTRRGGLDINPFRSTETATPANTQRLARQ, via the coding sequence ATGAGCAAATATTCAGATGCAAAAGAGTTAGCTGGTCTAACACTTGGGAAAAAAACCGCGTACGCGACTCAATACGATGTAACTCTATTACAACCCGTCCCGCGGAGTCTAAACCGTGATGATCTACATCTAGGTGAGGCTCTTCCATTTCAGGGATGTGATATTTGGACATTGTATGAGCTTTCTTGGTTAAACCAACGTGGACTGCCTCAAGTTGCGCTTGGGCACGTTGCTATTCCTGCTACTAGTGCGAATCTGATCGAATCTAAGTCGTTTAAGTTATATCTGAACAGCTTTAACCAAACTCGCTTTGCTGATTGGAACGAAGTACAAACCACTTTGATCAATGATTTATCAGCATGTGCCGGTGAAAACGTTACTGTTGAAATCATGCCTGTTGAACATTTTACCGCTCAACCTATCGCCACCATGCGCGGTGATTGCATCGATGAACAAGACATTGAGATCAACGATTATCAATTCGACACCTCATTGTTAGAAGGCGCAACATTAGCCGGTGATTCGGTTACCGAAACATTACATAGCCATTTATTGAAATCGAACTGCTTGATTACCAGTCAACCAGATTGGGGCAGTGTTGAAATAGAGTACACCGGCAAGCAAATAGACCGTGAAGCACTATTGCGTTACATTGTTTCTTTTCGTGAACATAACGAATTTCATGAGCAATGCGTAGAACGTATTTTCACCGATATCATGCGCTTCTGTCAGCCAAGCAAACTGACGGTATATGCTCGTTATACTCGTCGTGGAGGGCTGGATATCAACCCATTCCGCTCAACAGAAACGGCAACTCCCGCTAATACTCAACGTCTAGCTCGTCAATAA